A window of Juglans regia cultivar Chandler chromosome 7, Walnut 2.0, whole genome shotgun sequence contains these coding sequences:
- the LOC108984597 gene encoding uncharacterized protein LOC108984597 — protein MPNNDEDPWWAPDKLYHLLFCFSLTILFSSLSARSRYPFLRRHSISVGSILSLLAGVAKEAADHLGFFQSSGASVKDAVADLIGVLIADLMLLVLGFSGRPEHDTVKVREVSIV, from the coding sequence ATGCCGAACAACGACGAAGACCCCTGGTGGGCTCCTGACAAGCTTTACCACCTTCTCTTCTGCTTCTCCCTCACCATCCTCTTCTCTTCCCTTTCGGCCCGTTCCCGCTACCCGTTCCTCCGCCGCCACTCCATCTCTGTCGGATCCATACTCTCCCTACTCGCCGGTGTCGCTAAGGAGGCAGCTGATCACCTCGGCTTCTTCCAGTCCTCAGGAGCCTCAGTCAAGGACGCTGTCGCTGATCTAATCGGCGTTTTGATCGCTGATCTCATGCTATTGGTGCTCGGGTTTTCGGGTAGACCCGAACACGATACAGTCAAGGTCCGAGAAGTCTCGATTGTTTAA
- the LOC108984596 gene encoding aquaporin NIP6-1 gives MDNEEVPSAPSTPATPGTPGAPLFGGFKSERSGNGRRSLLKGCKCFNVEQWGMEEGTLPKVSCSLPSPPIPLAKKIGAEFIGTLILILASTATPIVNQKTQGSETLLGCAVSAGLAVMIVILSTGHISGAHLNPAVTIAFAALKHFPWKQVPIYIGAQLLASICAAFALKGIFHPTMGGGVTVPSGTYGQAFALEFVISFNLMFVLTAVATDTRAVGELAGIAAGATVMLNILVAGPTTGGSMNPVRTLGPAIAANNYKAIWVYLSAPILGALCGAGTYSAVKLPEEDGDNHEKPSTTRSFRR, from the exons ATGGATAATGAGGAAGTTCCATCGGCACCTTCAACGCCTGCGACACCAGGGACTCCAGGTGCTCCGCTCTTTGGTGGGTTTAAGTCAGAGAGAAGTGGGAATGGAAGGAGATCCCTTCTCAAGGGCTGCAAGTGCTTCAACGTTGAGCAATGGGGCATGGAAGAAGGCACCTTACCCAAAGTTTCTTGCTCATTGCCATCCCCTCCTATCCCACTTGCAAAAAAG ATTGGAGCAGAGTTCATAGGCACTCTCATACTAATCCTTGCTTCAACAGCCACGCCCATTGTGAACCAAAAGACACAAGGCTCAGAAACCCTGCTTGGCTGCGCTGTTTCAGCCGGCCTTGCGGTTATGATTGTCATTCTCTCAACGGGACACATCTCAGGAGCTCATCTCAACCCAGCCGTCACCATTGCCTTTGCTGCCCTAAAACACTTCCCATGGAAACAA GTGCCCATATACATTGGAGCGCAGTTACTGGCATCTATCTGTGCTGCATTTGCACTAAAAGGGATTTTCCACCCCACAATGGGAGGGGGAGTCACTGTTCCTTCAGGGACATATGGTCAAGCTTTTGCCTTGGAGTTCGTAATCAGCTTCAACCTCATGTTTGTTCTTACCGCCGTAGCCACCGACACAAGAGCT GTGGGAGAGTTGGCGGGAATCGCGGCAGGAGCTACCGTCATGCTCAACATACTCGTGGCCGG GCCAACAACAGGAGGTTCAATGAATCCGGTGAGAACACTAGGGCCAGCGATTGCGGCGAACAACTACAAAGCCATATGGGTGTACCTCAGTGCTCCCATCCTCGGGGCGCTGTGTGGGGCAGGAACCTACTCTGCTGTCAAGCTGCCAGAAGAAGATGGTGATAATCATGAAAAGCCTTCCACAACAAGGAGTTTCAGAAGGTGA